The Acidicapsa acidisoli genome contains a region encoding:
- a CDS encoding threonine aldolase family protein → MPNLYQAQAENTPDNVIDLRSDTVTRPTPEMRAAMAAADVGDDVYGEDPTINQLERRAAEIFGREAAIFVPTGTMGNQMAIRLHTRPGQEIICESRSHILDWEMATAASFSGCMIRAVAAPRGILTWDHIAPVIFKRGGFRADTGLIEIENTANLSGGTVTPLPVLEEIWAEARKRGLPVHLDGARVFNAATTLGGDVFDGVRKLTSGFDTVMFCLSKGLGAPVGSMLVGSKAAIDEARIYRKALGGGMRQAGILAAAGLIALEKMSLRLHEDHANARMIAGTLAQIPGVEIDLDAVQTNIVIFSLRTVPAVDLTASLKAKGILMSAVGPQSVRLVTHHDADGAACRKAAQVLVEELASVGQATASVV, encoded by the coding sequence ATGCCTAATTTGTACCAAGCCCAAGCAGAGAATACGCCCGATAACGTCATTGATTTGCGCAGCGACACAGTCACCCGGCCTACGCCCGAGATGCGCGCGGCCATGGCTGCCGCCGATGTCGGCGACGATGTCTATGGTGAAGATCCAACCATCAATCAACTGGAACGCAGAGCTGCCGAGATCTTTGGCCGCGAAGCCGCCATCTTTGTGCCTACGGGAACGATGGGCAACCAGATGGCGATTCGGCTGCATACGCGGCCCGGGCAGGAGATTATCTGCGAGTCGCGGTCTCACATCCTGGACTGGGAGATGGCGACGGCAGCGAGCTTTTCCGGGTGTATGATTCGCGCGGTCGCGGCTCCTCGCGGCATTCTGACCTGGGATCATATTGCGCCGGTGATCTTCAAACGCGGAGGGTTTCGCGCGGATACCGGCCTGATCGAGATCGAAAATACGGCCAACCTCTCTGGCGGGACGGTTACTCCGCTGCCAGTATTGGAAGAGATCTGGGCGGAAGCGCGGAAGCGCGGTTTGCCGGTTCATCTTGATGGCGCTCGCGTTTTCAATGCGGCGACGACTCTGGGCGGGGATGTTTTTGACGGTGTCCGGAAGCTGACGAGCGGCTTCGATACGGTGATGTTCTGCCTGTCCAAAGGGCTGGGGGCGCCAGTCGGATCGATGCTGGTGGGCAGCAAGGCCGCCATTGATGAGGCCCGCATCTACCGCAAGGCGCTGGGCGGAGGGATGCGCCAGGCAGGAATTCTGGCCGCCGCCGGACTGATTGCGCTGGAGAAGATGTCGCTGCGCCTGCACGAAGACCACGCCAATGCGCGGATGATCGCCGGGACGCTGGCGCAGATTCCGGGCGTCGAGATCGATCTGGATGCGGTGCAGACCAACATTGTGATTTTCTCGCTGCGCACGGTGCCAGCGGTGGATCTGACGGCCAGCCTCAAGGCGAAAGGCATTCTGATGAGCGCCGTAGGCCCGCAATCGGTGCGCCTGGTGACGCATCATGATGCGGATGGGGCAGCTTGCCGGAAGGCTGCGCAGGTTCTTGTTGAAGAGCTCGCAAGTGTAGGCCAGGCAACAGCTTCGGTGGTCTAG
- the hemW gene encoding radical SAM family heme chaperone HemW, which translates to MPASSHNSLGLYFSIPFCRAKCTYCNFASGVYPASDHARYVDRLLEDLANAPSWAESMQVDLPKQVDTIYFGGGTPVLLAPELFTRIFAAVRDRFQVDADAEITIECAPGQLSDETLASMAEAGVNRVSLGVQSFVDREAALSGRLHTRTQVLDDLRRLRAAGIANLNIDLLAGLAEQTMSSWRESLSVLAETGVPHASVYMLEIDEDSRLGRELISGGARYSAGLVPTDDAIARMYEDAILAFADAGLQQYEISNFAREGQASRHNLRYWQRRPYLGVGLDASSMLRSSVEEDRAVLRATTTDDLSGYLSNSEASSETAWLGSAQQLEEAWFLGLRCNSGVRIDDLRGEFGASAIEPPVDAARRLAADGLLIMEGDIVRLTSRGRLISNDVFAEFLGLASAVEMAR; encoded by the coding sequence ATGCCAGCTTCTTCTCACAATTCGCTCGGCCTTTACTTTTCGATTCCGTTTTGCCGCGCCAAGTGCACGTATTGCAACTTTGCTTCGGGCGTCTATCCTGCGAGCGACCATGCCCGCTACGTGGATCGATTGCTCGAAGATCTTGCGAATGCGCCATCCTGGGCGGAATCCATGCAGGTCGATTTACCGAAGCAGGTTGACACGATCTATTTTGGAGGCGGGACGCCGGTGCTGCTCGCGCCCGAACTCTTCACGCGAATTTTTGCGGCTGTTCGCGACCGGTTTCAAGTGGATGCGGATGCAGAGATCACTATCGAGTGCGCACCAGGACAGCTCTCCGATGAGACTCTTGCGAGCATGGCCGAGGCGGGCGTCAATCGCGTGAGCCTCGGTGTGCAGTCTTTTGTGGATCGGGAAGCTGCGTTGAGCGGACGGCTTCACACCCGTACGCAGGTACTGGACGATCTACGCCGGTTGCGTGCTGCTGGAATCGCAAATCTCAACATCGATCTGCTGGCTGGACTGGCCGAGCAGACGATGAGTTCGTGGCGCGAATCGCTCTCGGTTCTGGCGGAGACGGGTGTGCCGCACGCCAGCGTTTACATGCTGGAGATTGACGAGGATTCGCGGCTGGGACGGGAGTTGATCTCGGGTGGGGCTCGCTATTCTGCCGGACTGGTGCCGACTGATGATGCCATTGCGCGGATGTATGAAGACGCGATTCTCGCCTTCGCCGACGCGGGACTGCAGCAGTATGAGATTTCGAATTTCGCTCGGGAAGGCCAGGCTTCCCGGCATAATCTGCGCTATTGGCAGCGGCGGCCATATCTCGGGGTTGGCCTCGATGCTTCGTCGATGCTGCGATCTTCGGTTGAGGAAGACCGCGCCGTGCTGAGAGCAACAACGACGGACGATTTGTCTGGCTATTTGAGCAACTCGGAAGCGTCTTCGGAGACGGCATGGCTCGGTTCGGCGCAGCAATTGGAAGAGGCCTGGTTTCTTGGGCTACGCTGCAACTCAGGTGTTCGCATTGACGACTTGCGCGGTGAGTTTGGCGCGTCGGCAATTGAGCCCCCGGTGGATGCGGCGCGTCGTCTCGCTGCAGACGGATTGCTGATTATGGAAGGCGATATTGTGCGGCTGACAAGTCGCGGGCGTCTTATCTCCAATGATGTTTTCGCCGAGTTCCTGGGCCTTGCTTCCGCTGTAGAAATGGCGCGCTGA